The following coding sequences are from one Methanonatronarchaeum thermophilum window:
- a CDS encoding nitroreductase family protein — MSSKEMVKALNIFDVIKSRRSVRKFKDKDVSDEAVDKIIEAGVWAPSAGNLQSRDYIIVRDKEVIDELVDAAGQSFISDAPVIIVVCANMERSSQKYGDRGYNLYSIQDASAAIQNMLLTVHALNLSSCWIGAFNETQVSDILGIPSGVRPVAMLPIGHPDVEPNPPKRDSMEKFVHSEKW; from the coding sequence ATGAGTTCAAAAGAAATGGTTAAGGCATTGAATATATTTGATGTAATTAAATCTAGAAGAAGTGTCCGGAAGTTTAAGGATAAAGATGTTAGTGATGAAGCGGTGGATAAGATTATTGAAGCGGGTGTTTGGGCTCCCTCCGCAGGGAATCTTCAATCAAGGGACTACATAATCGTTCGAGATAAAGAAGTTATAGATGAGTTGGTGGATGCAGCTGGACAGTCATTTATCTCCGATGCACCAGTCATAATTGTTGTTTGTGCTAACATGGAGCGTTCAAGCCAGAAATATGGTGATAGGGGATATAACCTATATTCAATACAAGATGCATCTGCAGCGATACAGAACATGCTTTTAACAGTTCACGCACTCAACCTGTCTTCATGTTGGATTGGAGCTTTCAATGAAACACAGGTGTCAGACATACTGGGGATACCCAGTGGTGTGAGGCCGGTTGCAATGCTACCGATTGGCCATCCAGACGTGGAGCCCAACCCACCTAAAAGAGATTCAATGGAAAAGTTTGTTCACAGTGAGAAGTGGTAG
- a CDS encoding Coenzyme F420 hydrogenase/dehydrogenase, beta subunit C-terminal domain, with the protein MSFDKLKKEVVDSGLCRICGACVAACKPGVIEVDDGPNLIDECVECGLCTDVCPEINDLDSFGLKELDRERSISVRSRNPEVIEKSQDGGAVTSILISLLNKNEIDAAVVVGQTDSWKPIPYVVTRPEEVLESAGTKFGSAAILSKVRKASQHGEIAVVGTPCQIEAAKILNENGVGNIKYYIGVFCMKNFQHQQLFKVITDKAECDACDIEKIGINKGKFNYKINGSESILELSEINHCVRPVCKECSEFESKHSDISVGSIASSNGWSTLIIRNEKGKKIYNTAKKDLKTKKLKTLKPIDKLAKIKQKQTQKQTQK; encoded by the coding sequence GTGAGTTTCGATAAACTAAAAAAAGAAGTTGTTGACAGTGGTTTATGTCGTATATGCGGTGCTTGTGTTGCCGCATGCAAACCAGGAGTCATCGAAGTAGATGACGGTCCGAATTTAATCGATGAATGTGTTGAATGTGGTTTGTGCACCGATGTATGTCCAGAAATTAATGACTTAGATAGTTTTGGATTAAAGGAACTTGATAGAGAGAGATCTATCTCTGTTAGAAGTAGAAACCCAGAGGTAATAGAAAAAAGCCAAGACGGGGGGGCAGTCACCTCGATATTAATATCTCTCCTAAACAAAAATGAGATCGATGCTGCTGTAGTGGTTGGACAGACAGACAGCTGGAAACCAATTCCATACGTTGTAACCAGACCTGAAGAGGTATTAGAATCAGCTGGAACAAAATTTGGTTCCGCAGCAATCCTATCTAAAGTTCGTAAAGCATCCCAACATGGTGAAATAGCTGTCGTGGGCACCCCATGCCAAATTGAAGCTGCAAAAATACTTAACGAAAACGGAGTAGGTAACATCAAATACTACATCGGAGTATTCTGCATGAAAAACTTCCAACACCAACAATTATTCAAAGTAATCACAGACAAAGCAGAATGCGATGCATGCGACATTGAAAAAATCGGTATAAACAAAGGCAAGTTCAACTACAAAATCAACGGCTCCGAATCCATATTGGAGCTATCCGAAATAAATCACTGTGTAAGACCGGTCTGCAAGGAATGTAGTGAGTTTGAATCAAAACACTCCGATATCAGCGTAGGCTCCATAGCAAGTTCAAACGGATGGTCAACCCTAATCATCCGAAACGAAAAAGGCAAAAAAATATACAACACAGCTAAAAAAGACCTAAAAACAAAAAAACTAAAAACACTAAAACCAATCGACAAACTAGCCAAAATAAAACAAAAACAAACACAAAAACAAACACAAAAATAA
- a CDS encoding DHH family phosphoesterase, giving the protein MSEEQNDVEKPEDVKYAILGCGSTGTFVADYLHKKEEKFLIIELDPDKVEDLRDKGYYAVQADIKALDEVDLDLSEVQQFLILSSDHESNIEALKQIKGRYPETLVIVRAVDPVYKQTMKDIGGDIVLHPAKVISDAAIRNLERMEIVRKTGKLKDVITEIGSDRRLGIFLHSNPDPDSIAAGYALQRIASQLDIESDIVYSGEIGHQENRAFVNLLDIDLIRFEEVGGIEGYEKIALVDNAIPGQNNVLPKDIEVDIVIDHHDIEVDLKGDFIDIRNDVGSTSTIMTKYLQELDIFVDEDLATALLFGIRTDTLEFKRNVNPADMTAANFLYSLADRDRLQELESPAMDAETLDILGDAIKNREVYGSYLLSGIKESTDKDALIQAADYLLQLEGITTVIVYGIVEDTVHLSARNKDVRVDIGEILRRAFQDIGSAGGHTRMAGGQIPIQIYGAVENQEILNEIVSNSVKNRVLDIVGIETEKTEEKPTETQKTT; this is encoded by the coding sequence ATGTCTGAAGAACAGAATGATGTGGAGAAACCGGAAGATGTTAAGTATGCGATTCTTGGGTGTGGTAGTACCGGGACTTTCGTAGCTGATTATCTTCATAAGAAAGAAGAGAAGTTTTTGATTATCGAGTTAGATCCTGATAAGGTAGAGGATCTACGTGATAAAGGGTATTATGCCGTTCAAGCCGATATAAAAGCTTTGGATGAAGTTGATTTGGATTTATCTGAGGTTCAGCAGTTTCTTATTTTATCTTCTGACCACGAATCGAATATTGAAGCTTTAAAACAGATTAAAGGTCGTTATCCAGAAACTCTGGTGATTGTTAGAGCTGTAGACCCTGTTTATAAACAAACGATGAAGGATATCGGTGGAGATATAGTTCTACATCCAGCAAAAGTTATTTCAGATGCCGCTATCCGAAATCTAGAGCGAATGGAGATTGTTCGCAAAACAGGTAAGTTGAAAGATGTTATTACTGAGATAGGGAGTGATAGGAGGTTAGGCATCTTCTTACATTCAAATCCAGATCCAGATTCAATAGCCGCTGGATATGCCTTACAGCGAATAGCCTCACAACTAGATATCGAGTCTGATATCGTGTATAGCGGTGAGATTGGGCATCAAGAAAACCGTGCATTCGTCAACCTACTTGATATCGATTTAATCAGGTTCGAAGAGGTCGGTGGTATCGAAGGATATGAAAAAATAGCGTTGGTCGATAACGCTATTCCCGGACAAAACAACGTACTACCAAAAGATATTGAGGTAGATATAGTAATAGACCATCACGACATAGAGGTCGATCTAAAAGGAGATTTCATAGATATAAGAAATGACGTTGGGTCAACCTCAACTATAATGACAAAATACCTACAGGAACTGGATATATTCGTAGATGAAGATCTAGCAACCGCACTTCTTTTCGGGATAAGAACAGATACACTAGAGTTCAAACGCAATGTAAATCCAGCAGATATGACCGCAGCAAACTTCCTATACAGCCTAGCAGACCGAGACCGATTACAAGAACTAGAATCACCTGCAATGGATGCAGAAACACTAGATATATTAGGGGACGCCATAAAAAACCGAGAAGTATATGGATCCTACCTGCTTTCCGGAATAAAAGAATCAACGGACAAAGACGCGTTAATACAAGCAGCGGACTACCTACTACAACTTGAAGGAATCACAACAGTAATCGTGTACGGAATCGTCGAAGACACAGTACACCTATCAGCCAGAAACAAAGATGTCAGAGTAGACATTGGAGAGATATTAAGAAGAGCATTCCAAGACATCGGGTCAGCAGGAGGTCACACAAGAATGGCTGGAGGCCAAATCCCAATCCAAATATATGGTGCAGTTGAAAACCAAGAAATATTAAACGAAATTGTAAGTAATAGCGTTAAAAACCGAGTTTTAGACATAGTCGGAATAGAAACGGAAAAAACCGAAGAAAAACCTACAGAAACCCAAAAAACAACCTAA
- a CDS encoding cation:proton antiporter domain-containing protein — MATELILDLSIIFILVGFLLLVSNYFEWPTIPFYIIAGIVAGFYIDGQNIIEFAYWGIAFLVFVFGVSIDFNKIKSVIWESEITVGLQVLILGPIAFAIGLLLGLDIVNAFYFAVAVVLSSTIIGFELKDYEKRESFVHGRLSQTIHFFDDLLAILIVLILSAEAFTAGEITQNILAGGLLILTGFLIYRYLFKYMVKITNGSGELMLMGSITILIFFLGASEFLGLSIVVGAFAAGISIRTDVPKSMDMLNGIESIKDFFIVLFFTMLGALLSMPTTETLIIALGLLVLTGILKPIINTAFLVQEGYDTRTSTLTSISTDQISEFTLIIAIEGFLIGLIAPELFDAIILSAVVLMIYSTYTHKYDEYIYRNIMKKIFKKPETTQTDNLSEVNPDIKDHVILVGHGRQGKKILESCNKIGHKTIVIENDPAARKELKGKTENYVISDAVQQYTWQKAKYKQAKLIISTAPDIEVTNKILSLNTKADKIVRCRNIEKSRKLLNKGALYVILPNILSQDKVKKEIEDILKNKKQTQK; from the coding sequence ATGGCTACTGAACTGATTCTCGACCTTTCAATCATCTTTATACTTGTTGGTTTCCTGCTCTTGGTATCTAACTACTTTGAATGGCCTACAATACCATTCTACATAATTGCAGGAATCGTTGCAGGGTTTTATATCGATGGTCAAAACATAATCGAGTTTGCTTATTGGGGAATCGCTTTCCTGGTATTTGTTTTCGGTGTTTCAATCGATTTCAATAAGATAAAATCAGTTATTTGGGAAAGCGAGATAACTGTTGGATTACAGGTATTAATCCTGGGTCCAATTGCATTTGCTATAGGGTTATTGTTAGGTCTAGATATAGTTAATGCGTTTTATTTCGCTGTAGCAGTGGTTTTAAGTTCAACAATAATAGGGTTTGAACTAAAAGACTATGAAAAGAGAGAAAGCTTTGTTCATGGAAGGCTTTCACAAACCATACATTTTTTCGACGACTTATTAGCAATTTTAATCGTTTTAATATTAAGTGCAGAAGCGTTCACAGCAGGGGAGATAACGCAGAACATACTGGCTGGTGGTTTATTAATATTAACTGGATTCCTAATCTATAGATATTTATTCAAATACATGGTGAAGATTACAAACGGATCCGGCGAACTCATGTTGATGGGAAGTATAACAATACTCATCTTCTTTTTAGGAGCTAGTGAGTTTTTAGGACTCTCAATTGTGGTTGGTGCTTTCGCAGCAGGTATATCGATTCGGACCGATGTTCCAAAATCCATGGATATGCTCAATGGCATAGAATCGATAAAAGATTTCTTCATAGTCCTGTTTTTCACAATGCTCGGTGCATTACTATCGATGCCTACAACAGAGACATTAATCATCGCTTTAGGCCTCCTAGTTTTAACAGGAATTTTAAAACCAATTATAAACACTGCATTCTTAGTTCAAGAAGGATATGACACGCGGACATCGACCCTAACAAGCATCAGCACAGACCAAATAAGCGAATTCACCCTAATAATAGCAATAGAAGGATTCCTAATCGGATTAATAGCTCCCGAACTATTCGATGCAATCATACTCTCAGCAGTAGTACTCATGATCTACAGCACATACACACATAAATACGACGAATATATCTACCGAAACATCATGAAAAAAATATTCAAGAAACCAGAAACAACTCAAACAGACAATCTAAGCGAGGTCAACCCCGACATAAAAGACCACGTAATACTGGTAGGGCATGGAAGACAAGGTAAAAAAATCCTGGAAAGCTGCAACAAAATCGGACACAAAACCATAGTGATAGAAAACGATCCCGCAGCCAGAAAAGAACTTAAAGGAAAAACGGAAAACTACGTAATAAGCGATGCAGTACAGCAATACACATGGCAGAAAGCAAAATACAAACAAGCAAAACTAATCATATCAACAGCACCCGACATAGAAGTGACAAACAAAATACTATCACTAAACACCAAAGCAGATAAAATAGTAAGATGCCGAAACATAGAGAAAAGCCGTAAACTACTGAATAAAGGAGCTCTATACGTAATACTCCCCAACATACTTTCACAAGACAAAGTCAAAAAAGAAATAGAAGACATACTCAAAAACAAAAAACAAACACAAAAATAA
- a CDS encoding cation:proton antiporter yields MPVEIVYLTDFAIVVVAATFIGVLAQKFKQPTIVAYILTGVILGPVLFDVVTEEGLVEVMAELGLGFLLFLLGLKFRFKDIKEILRPILNISVGQTVLQTALAFAIAWVLGFSLTEVIIIALATVFGATPVIVKILSDKDEITTLPGKIDVGVLIVQDIYLVVVLALLGAENLSNPGEIALSLGQIFLLMSAVGVAAIASSRYLLPKLFKRIADQKDIFFTLALSWAFLFIYVSEFFDLSIEVGAFLAGLSLAQLPYSDELQDRMKPLTDFFILVFFSSIGLQIASDELFYYWSEAVIASIVLVVGNFWIMFYLIWRENFSIETSFLGSINMIQVSEFSLVVGALALTQGFIEAEILGYLSLMALMTMSASTYVINYNREIYEKVEHLFSVFDSPGRKDTEIREYKNHAVVVGYDELAEAIVPLLKRHYNEVVVVDRKTDNIDLLEKQDHEYVYGDFKHTEVRKAVNLKYADFVFSSSEQIDVNKQILAEVKPETICVFEASNSGDAEKLREIGADKVVLPKELSGEMMGEYLEIYLKNPSHFKEIIQHDLDRIRGETDGY; encoded by the coding sequence ATGCCTGTTGAGATAGTTTATTTGACGGATTTTGCAATTGTTGTTGTTGCTGCTACTTTTATTGGTGTTTTGGCTCAGAAGTTTAAGCAGCCTACTATTGTTGCTTATATTTTGACTGGTGTGATTTTGGGTCCGGTTTTGTTTGATGTTGTTACTGAGGAGGGCTTGGTTGAGGTTATGGCTGAGTTGGGTCTTGGTTTTCTTTTGTTTTTGTTGGGTTTGAAGTTTCGTTTTAAGGATATTAAGGAGATTTTGAGGCCTATTTTAAATATTTCGGTTGGGCAGACTGTTTTGCAGACTGCTTTGGCGTTTGCTATTGCGTGGGTTCTTGGTTTTTCTCTTACTGAGGTTATTATTATTGCTTTGGCTACTGTTTTCGGTGCGACGCCTGTTATTGTTAAGATTCTTTCTGATAAAGATGAGATTACTACTTTGCCGGGTAAGATTGATGTTGGTGTTTTGATTGTTCAGGATATTTATTTGGTTGTTGTTTTGGCGTTGTTGGGTGCTGAAAATCTATCTAATCCTGGTGAGATTGCTTTAAGTTTGGGTCAGATTTTTTTATTGATGTCGGCTGTTGGTGTTGCTGCGATTGCTTCTTCTAGGTATTTACTTCCTAAGTTGTTTAAGAGAATAGCAGATCAGAAGGATATTTTCTTTACTTTGGCTTTGTCTTGGGCGTTTTTGTTTATTTATGTTTCAGAGTTTTTCGATCTTTCTATTGAGGTTGGGGCGTTTCTAGCTGGTTTGAGCCTTGCACAACTTCCATATAGCGATGAACTTCAAGATAGGATGAAGCCTTTGACAGATTTTTTCATTCTAGTGTTTTTCAGCAGTATTGGCCTCCAGATAGCTAGTGATGAATTATTCTATTATTGGTCTGAAGCTGTTATAGCATCAATAGTATTGGTTGTAGGTAATTTCTGGATAATGTTTTATTTAATCTGGAGAGAGAACTTCTCTATTGAGACATCCTTTTTGGGCAGTATCAATATGATTCAGGTAAGTGAGTTCTCGCTTGTTGTGGGAGCGCTTGCTTTAACTCAAGGGTTTATAGAAGCTGAGATTCTCGGATATTTGAGTTTGATGGCGTTGATGACGATGAGTGCGTCAACATACGTGATTAATTACAATCGGGAGATTTATGAGAAGGTTGAGCACCTATTCAGTGTTTTTGATTCTCCAGGACGTAAAGACACGGAGATACGGGAATATAAAAACCATGCTGTCGTTGTTGGTTATGATGAGTTAGCTGAAGCAATAGTTCCATTGCTTAAAAGGCATTATAACGAGGTTGTTGTGGTGGATCGTAAGACAGATAACATTGATTTACTTGAGAAACAGGACCATGAGTATGTGTATGGTGATTTTAAGCACACTGAAGTTAGGAAAGCCGTGAACCTTAAATATGCAGATTTTGTGTTCAGTTCTTCGGAACAGATTGATGTGAATAAACAGATATTGGCGGAAGTTAAACCTGAAACAATCTGTGTTTTCGAGGCTTCAAACTCTGGTGATGCTGAGAAACTACGTGAAATCGGTGCAGATAAAGTGGTTCTTCCAAAGGAGTTATCTGGAGAGATGATGGGTGAATACCTAGAGATCTACCTAAAGAACCCAAGCCATTTCAAGGAGATAATTCAACATGACTTAGATAGAATAAGGGGGGAGACAGATGGCTACTGA
- a CDS encoding catalase, whose translation MVKDKHGMGEPDKDGEKVSLTTNSGEPVPDNQNSKSAGPNGPLLMEDYHYFEKMAQFNREEIPERIVHAKGGGAYGTFTVTNDEIAEYSCADLFSEVGKETDVFVRFSTVAGSRGSADTVRDPRGFAVKFYTNEGNWDLVGNNTPVFFIRDPSKFPDFIHTQKEVPGSGLKDPTPQWDFWSLSPESLHQITILFSDRGIPASWRHMNGYSSHTLSLYNESGERYWVKFHFKTDQGIKNLDPEEAKRIAGENPNYHREDLWTAIENGEYPTWTLEAQIMPEEEAEEYHINPFDLTRVWPHGDYPPIEVGTLELNKNPSNFFQEVEESAFSPAHLVPGIAPSPDKMLQGRIPSYDDAHRYRLGVNFENIPVNKPKNAEKNNYHQNGFMRTDGNLGSGPNYEPNSFGGPIEKPSVKAPPLKISGNADRYKPQERIDNYKQPGDLFHKVMNEEQRQHLMDNFAENIKPVDEKIQKRQLTHFYKADPDLGRGVAERLNIDITEAVDQKLIELDDTKIRNAKKVEDLL comes from the coding sequence ATGGTTAAAGATAAGCATGGTATGGGTGAGCCTGATAAGGATGGGGAAAAAGTGAGTTTGACTACTAATTCTGGGGAGCCGGTTCCGGATAATCAGAATTCTAAGTCTGCAGGCCCTAATGGTCCTCTTTTGATGGAGGATTATCATTATTTTGAGAAGATGGCTCAGTTTAATAGAGAGGAGATTCCGGAGCGTATCGTTCACGCCAAGGGTGGTGGTGCTTACGGAACGTTTACAGTTACTAATGATGAAATTGCTGAGTATAGTTGTGCAGATCTTTTTTCAGAGGTTGGTAAAGAAACCGATGTTTTTGTCCGTTTTTCAACTGTTGCTGGTTCTAGAGGGTCTGCAGACACTGTTCGAGACCCACGTGGCTTCGCAGTGAAGTTCTATACAAATGAAGGGAATTGGGATCTTGTTGGGAACAACACTCCTGTGTTCTTTATTCGAGACCCATCTAAATTCCCTGACTTCATACATACCCAGAAGGAAGTTCCAGGTAGTGGACTTAAGGATCCTACACCACAATGGGATTTCTGGTCCTTGAGTCCTGAATCTCTGCATCAAATCACTATTTTGTTCAGTGATCGTGGGATTCCAGCTTCCTGGAGACATATGAATGGATATTCAAGCCATACACTATCTCTATACAATGAAAGTGGAGAGCGGTATTGGGTTAAGTTCCATTTTAAAACCGACCAAGGAATAAAAAATTTAGACCCAGAGGAAGCTAAACGAATAGCTGGAGAAAACCCAAACTACCATCGTGAAGACCTTTGGACCGCAATAGAAAACGGTGAATATCCAACCTGGACCTTAGAAGCACAGATAATGCCTGAAGAAGAAGCAGAAGAATATCACATCAACCCATTCGACCTAACCCGAGTATGGCCTCACGGCGACTATCCACCAATAGAGGTTGGTACATTAGAACTGAATAAAAACCCCAGTAATTTCTTCCAAGAAGTAGAAGAATCCGCATTCAGTCCAGCACACCTAGTTCCCGGCATAGCTCCAAGTCCAGATAAAATGTTACAAGGGAGAATACCATCCTACGACGACGCCCACCGATATAGATTAGGTGTAAACTTCGAAAATATACCCGTAAATAAACCAAAAAACGCTGAAAAAAACAACTACCACCAAAATGGATTCATGCGAACCGATGGAAACCTCGGTTCTGGACCAAACTACGAACCAAACAGCTTCGGCGGCCCTATCGAAAAACCCTCAGTTAAAGCACCTCCACTCAAAATCTCTGGAAACGCCGATAGATACAAACCACAAGAAAGAATCGACAACTACAAACAACCCGGTGACCTGTTCCACAAAGTAATGAATGAAGAACAACGCCAACACCTAATGGATAACTTCGCAGAAAACATCAAACCTGTAGATGAAAAAATACAGAAACGCCAACTAACACATTTCTATAAAGCAGACCCCGACCTAGGACGAGGAGTTGCAGAAAGATTAAACATAGACATCACCGAAGCAGTGGACCAAAAACTAATCGAACTTGACGACACAAAGATAAGAAATGCAAAAAAAGTAGAAGACCTACTTTAA
- a CDS encoding fluoride efflux transporter FluC encodes MEWLLVGFGGVVGAISRYFVYLFFRQEESPKGTLLVNSLGSFLIGIIVFIGLDSSLALFFGVGVAGSFTTFSSMSVETIRIQEEKGWWPAFTNGFLNLILSAAAFLTAYLITQTLI; translated from the coding sequence ATGGAGTGGTTGTTAGTAGGGTTTGGTGGTGTTGTTGGAGCTATATCAAGGTATTTTGTGTATCTATTTTTTAGGCAGGAAGAAAGTCCTAAAGGAACTTTATTGGTGAATTCTTTGGGGTCTTTCCTTATAGGTATCATAGTTTTTATAGGCTTGGATAGTTCGTTGGCTTTGTTTTTCGGTGTTGGGGTTGCAGGGTCGTTCACAACCTTTTCGTCAATGTCGGTTGAGACTATAAGAATTCAGGAAGAGAAGGGTTGGTGGCCAGCTTTCACCAATGGTTTTTTAAACCTAATACTGAGTGCAGCAGCCTTCCTAACCGCTTACCTAATCACTCAAACCCTTATATAA
- a CDS encoding fluoride efflux transporter FluC — protein MNFDSYLRELWFVFLVGFGGFFGACLRYIFDLWVGGLGSTLIVNSLGSFLLSLVVYYSLVRKSLSEGFVVLVATGVLSSFTTYSTFILQSFTANPVVLVLNILGNYGFGLLGAYLGKLLIRRFGGI, from the coding sequence ATGAATTTTGATTCGTATTTGCGTGAGTTGTGGTTTGTTTTTTTGGTTGGTTTTGGTGGTTTTTTTGGTGCTTGTCTGCGTTATATATTTGATTTGTGGGTTGGTGGTTTGGGTTCTACTTTAATAGTTAATTCTTTGGGTAGTTTTTTGCTTAGTTTGGTTGTTTATTATTCTTTAGTTCGGAAGAGCTTATCTGAGGGTTTTGTTGTTTTAGTTGCTACAGGTGTGTTGTCTTCGTTTACGACATATAGCACTTTTATCTTGCAGAGTTTCACTGCTAACCCTGTAGTTTTGGTTTTGAATATTTTAGGTAATTATGGATTTGGTTTGTTGGGTGCATATCTTGGTAAATTATTGATTAGGCGTTTTGGAGGTATTTGA
- a CDS encoding M23 family metallopeptidase — MAIPGWFIESAELLQIFALFFLLFLWPYIHPAIDSLLHGDSEARSDSTDGVDSGWLEWIIFYVIYVPTTFLNPLLMVQDAFQFAGSLIGYIRYKGAVPEADYKLKANYRLPVEGTWTVVNGGLTKENSHSWFPLTQRYAYDYVITDDKGQTHPDNASTAVEEYYCYNEPVLAPADGVVVDILDSDFESQHAGISHPLKRDIRGNYVTIQHASNEYSSLVHLVPGSIEVNIGDHVKQGQQIARCGHSGNSSEPHLHFQLQDSPTFETAAALPVQFNNIQINEPSHNKNKVERRSSRLPAEENTENKSQKERQELTEITAGQQITTHNHTETTKQANTDPHESISLPFRRVTTLLQRTGFGITVGALLTGISSLILTDLTITLLLSIGVIAGFTLWIALRLSEFVPRPGGLGLPLGIGLVALAWSAELLTGNLLLLVILTGFVLHVTVGEFDRKRLQSNF, encoded by the coding sequence TTGGCTATCCCTGGTTGGTTCATTGAATCAGCCGAACTTCTCCAAATATTCGCCCTCTTTTTTCTCTTGTTCCTCTGGCCATACATACACCCTGCCATAGATTCTTTATTACACGGTGATAGTGAAGCAAGATCCGATTCGACCGATGGTGTTGATAGTGGTTGGCTTGAATGGATTATTTTCTACGTCATTTATGTTCCGACAACGTTCTTGAATCCTCTATTGATGGTTCAAGATGCATTCCAGTTTGCCGGTTCCCTGATCGGCTACATTCGCTATAAAGGAGCGGTTCCTGAGGCTGACTACAAGCTTAAAGCTAACTATCGGTTACCGGTGGAAGGAACCTGGACAGTTGTTAATGGAGGCCTCACCAAAGAAAACTCGCACTCGTGGTTCCCACTCACACAGCGATATGCCTACGATTACGTAATAACCGATGACAAGGGACAAACTCATCCAGATAATGCTTCAACAGCCGTTGAAGAATATTACTGCTACAACGAACCAGTACTTGCCCCAGCCGACGGTGTCGTCGTAGACATTCTGGACAGTGACTTTGAGTCTCAGCATGCAGGTATCTCACATCCGTTGAAACGTGATATTAGAGGTAACTATGTAACCATCCAGCACGCCTCCAACGAATACAGTTCATTAGTTCACCTTGTTCCTGGCAGCATCGAAGTAAACATAGGAGACCATGTCAAACAAGGCCAACAGATTGCTCGATGTGGACACTCAGGTAACTCCTCAGAACCACATCTACATTTCCAACTACAAGACAGCCCCACTTTCGAAACAGCCGCAGCCCTCCCAGTCCAATTTAACAATATCCAAATTAACGAACCTTCACACAATAAAAATAAAGTCGAAAGAAGATCATCGAGATTGCCAGCTGAAGAAAATACAGAAAATAAAAGCCAAAAGGAAAGGCAAGAGCTGACCGAAATCACCGCTGGCCAACAAATCACTACACACAACCATACCGAAACAACTAAACAAGCAAACACAGATCCCCATGAATCAATATCACTTCCATTCCGACGCGTAACCACATTGCTACAGCGGACCGGATTCGGAATCACTGTCGGAGCCCTACTTACTGGTATATCTAGCCTCATCCTCACAGACTTGACAATTACACTACTTTTATCAATTGGAGTCATAGCCGGATTTACGCTCTGGATCGCTCTACGACTCTCCGAATTTGTGCCAAGACCAGGTGGTCTAGGTCTTCCATTAGGTATCGGACTGGTTGCTCTCGCTTGGTCGGCAGAACTGCTAACTGGAAATTTATTATTACTCGTCATACTGACCGGTTTTGTGTTACATGTTACTGTAGGTGAGTTCGATCGAAAACGACTACAAAGTAATTTTTAA
- a CDS encoding type IV pilin — protein MPPNNNGLAPVVGVILLVSITVLIAVLFFAFTPTLTGQLGETPPTTNLEVEKNDDNIIIVHNGGETLDRDKIEVKGANPENIPDKIQPGDRIQLEPEQ, from the coding sequence TTGCCTCCGAATAATAATGGGTTGGCCCCAGTAGTTGGGGTGATTCTACTCGTCTCCATAACAGTATTAATAGCAGTCTTATTCTTTGCATTCACACCTACACTAACCGGACAGCTAGGTGAAACACCACCAACCACAAACCTAGAAGTTGAAAAAAACGACGACAACATCATTATAGTGCACAACGGAGGAGAAACACTAGACAGAGATAAAATAGAAGTAAAAGGAGCAAACCCCGAAAACATACCAGATAAAATACAACCCGGAGACAGAATACAACTAGAACCAGAACAATAA